Sequence from the Flavobacteriales bacterium genome:
GGTGAGCTCGGCGCTGACCTCCGCATTCACGGTATTCATACGCGCATTCGACGACTCTACTACGGACACCTCCTCGAGCGAGTAATTCGCCTTTTCGAGCAGAATGAGGGTAACGCTTTGCACTTGGTTCGATCGCAGCGAAAACGACCCCGAATGGGCAGGCAAATACAAGCCTGTTTCAGGGCTTACAACTCTGTAAGTCCCCGAAGTCGATAATCCGCTTAGCTTGACCTTTCCCTGTTTGTCGGTCGTACGCTCTAACGAAAACCCAATGCCCCCGTTTTCGATCTCGACCACGTGTCCCACGATCGGTTCGCCAGTATTGCCCGAAATAATACTCACCTCCAACCGCGCCTGAGCCCACACTGTTGCCGAAAACATCAACACGAACCACGTAAGCCAAATTGTCTTTTTCATAGAATCCATTGTCGGTGCCTAATTTACACAACAAGGTTAGCCCACAAAGTGACAACTGAACGTCGGGGCGCTGACGTTGTTCGTTCCGGATATTCTTTGGCGTTTTTGCGCCTACGGCGCGATGATGAACACCTCCAAATGATTGCCTTGCGTGTAGAAGTCTGGTGAATTCGTCTTGATTTATGAATCCCCGGATTAAAAGCCGGGGCTATCTCGCATTTTGGAATAAAGAACCATTTTCCCGGCGCACAGCACCGATATACTCGCGAAGCGAATTAACTTGAGAAGTAAATACACTCGCGCAGCGAATTACATGCGCCTACGGCGCGATGATGATCCGCCTTACTTCTCTCGACCTTCCGGAAACGCTCTCGACGTAATACACTCCGGAGCGGCATCCGGACAGCCCAACCTCTGTCTGTTGCCGAGGCATCGATTCACCCTCGGCCATTATGCGACCTGATGTGTCGTAAACCCTACATGTGACCGGATTCGTGCCTTCATTCCACTGTAAGTAGAATTGTCCCGTGGTCGGATTTGGCCATAGACCGAATGCCTTGTCCGGTTCCCATTCGGGCACGGAGATCGATCCGGCATTGATGAAGACGGATACCGCGTGAAGTGCCCAGTCGTCCTGAATGGCCACATGTGCATATCCCGGATCCGAAAACTCAAGGTCGACACCCGAACCATAAAAGGCCGCTTGGCCATTCAGTGGAGCCGGAGTGCGATCGGTCCAACTACCGTTGATGTATTCATATACGCAAAGCTCTTCAGCATTTCCCTCCACCACCGCTACAATGGGATACCCCAAAGGAGTCATGGACATATCCAACTGAAATACATAATCGTCGCCCATTCCCGGAGAACCGAGGGACGTCCAGCTACCGCCCGACCATTCCCTTACCGTCAATTTGCTGTCTTGATCTCCATCCGTATAGGCCAAGAACAACTCCCCACCCGAAGTACCTTCGAGTGAAAAGTTGTAGTGGCCTCCATCGAGAACGGGGTCATCGAGGGTCGACCATCCCTGACCGTCATAGGTATAAACCCCAATATGTTTATCCCCCCAATTACCTTCTTTAGCACCGAAATATATTTGTCCGCCCACAAAAGCCAAATCGATCTTATACGGCATAATGTCGGAGAACCCCGGATAGCCTATGGGCGTCCAAGACCCATCGTACATCATCACGCGAGGGTCGCCCCAATGCGACAGGTCGTAATAATCCATAAAGGCCAAATACAGCGTGCCCGAAGGGGAACACTCCAACACCGGTTTTGCTCCTCCTCCCGGCGAAGCATACGTGCCTCCGACCGACGCCCAACTCGATCCATTCCATTGCCGCACGGCAATGCTGTCGTCCATCACCATCGCCAAGTAAATGCTACCGGCAGGGGTAATGGAAAAGCTGATGCTGCTGGCTTCCATCAGGGTAAAACTCTCTGTCCCGAGAGCATTCCACTGGGTTCCATCAAACTTTTTTACGGTGGGTTTATCCGTTGTCGGATCTATGTATGCCACAACGGGCTTACCATCCGTATCGAACTCCAACTCCGGATTGTACGTCCAATGCGGCGATATTCCACGAGGCCCAACAGGAGACCAAATTTCCGTTCCGGTGGCCGATTGCGCCGGCGTTTCGGTCAAGCCGAACACGGCTACAAATAAGGTGGCAAGCAGCAGGTTGGCAATGGTTTTCATGACGCTACATTTTTGATCCTTCTATCAAATTTCCTTCAAATCCCACTTTTCCTTAATGACTAGCATCACAACCCAACCTGATTGAAATCATCCCGCAATGATCAAACTCTCAACTTTCTTTTCCGTCCTCTGTGCCTACGGCACGAAGCAAAAAACCCCTGGTCGTTGGACCGAGGGTTTGGCATGGAACTGGGTTATATCCAGTTTACCTGGTGACCACCAATCGGAGCTGTTCAACTCCTTCGGCGTGTTGTATGATTACCGTATAATTACCCGTGGCCCAGCCTCGGGAATTGATCGTCATTCGGTCTTCCATAGGGTCTTGTTGTGCGCTGTAAACCACCTGACCTAGGGTGTTGACCACCTTGATCTCGATCTCCTGTGGAACGTTCTGTTCCCAAGCTATCGTGAACTGATCAGCGGTCGGATTAGGATAGAGCTTTGGAATACGGGCGCTTTGCTCCTCTAAGCCAACATTACACGGCAGTACCGTCACTTGCTGAGATGCGCTTCCCGAGCAACCCGCAGCATTGGTGTAGTTGTACCAGATGGTGAAGGTTCCACTGCCCGAAGTGGACGGATCGAAGCTAGTTCCTCCCATACCCGGTCCACTGAAGGTTCCTCCAGCAGGTGATCCCGTCAAAGTTGCCGGCTGAGAATCCAAACAGATGAAGCTCGGAATAGGAAGTCCACTGAAGCTCACCATCGGAACACCCGCGATCGTTACGTCGATATCGTCGCTGGCCGAACAGCCTCCCGGCCAGGTCATCGTCACGGAATAGGTGCCCGACTGCGTCACCGTTAAACTCGGTGATACCCCTCCCGTACTCCACAAATAGCTCGCTCCCGAAGGTGCTTGCGGCAACAACGTCGCAGAAGAACAGGCCGTGATGTCGGCTCCCAGATCGACCGTGATTGAGGAGTTCACCGTAATATCAAAGCTGCACGTGCTGGAGTTCCCCTGCTGATCGGTCGCCATAAAGGTAATCGTATGGGTCCCTACAGCGTACGTACCGCTTGAGTTGTTGCCCGACTGGGTAATGGTGATCTGCCCCGGACAGTTGTCCGGGGCCGTTGGGAACGGATAGTTCACGATCGCACTACAGGCCGAACCCGTGGTGTTGACCATAATGTCCGAGGGACAAGTCAACGTTGGTGGCTCAGAGTCGGCCACCGTAACAATGAACGTACACTGAGAAGTATTGCAGGAAGCATCTGCCGCCTGATACGTCACCGCTGTGGTTCCGACCGGGAAGGTCGAGCCACTGGCCGGACCGTTTGTCCGCGTTGGTGTTATTCCTGAAGTACAGTTATCACTTACCGTTGGGGTCGCGTAGTTCACCACCGCTCCACATTGTCCGGGATCGTTCGATACGCTGATGTTCTGTGGACAAGTGATCACTGGACTTTCGTTATCCGAAACGGTGATCGTCATACTGCAGAACGAAACGGCTTGACCTCCCGTCTTTGAAACCGACCACTGTATATTCGTGGTTCCAACCAGGAAGGCCGATCCCGATACCAAGCTCTGATTGTTGTCGATCCGCTGAACGCTATAGAAACTGCTGTTACCCCCCACTACCGCCGGAGCACTGAAAATCACTACGGCATCACACGACCCCGGATCCGTACTGACGTTGATGTTCGAAGGACAGTTCAGCTGCGGAGCATTCGGGTCCGAAACCACAACATCGAACGTACACGTACTGGAGTTCCCCGAAGCATCGGTAAATGAATATACATTAGTGGTGACCCCCAGAGGGAATATTCCGCCACTTCCAATACCCGATACTAATACCGCGGGAACGCTTCCACAGTTATCCACCGCCGTTGGTCCGGTAAAGGTCACCACCTCCGAAGTTTGATTGCTGTTCGCACTGGCCGATACCGTTGACAAACACGATACCGATGGCGCTTCATTATCCCCCACCGTGATGTTGAAACTACAGGCGGTCTTGTTGCCCGAAGGGTCTTCCGCCTCAAAACTCACTGTGGTCGTTCCTATAGGGAAAGTACTGCCCGATGCCCCTCCTGCCGTCTGAGTCACCGTTGCCGTTCAGCATCCGTCTACTGCCGTAGGCGTGGCAAAACTCACAGCAGCACCACATGTGCTTGGGTCGTTGTTTACGATAATATCACTCGGACAGGTCATCGAAGGCCCGGTCTGATCCACGATCGTCACCGTAGCCGTACACGTGGTCGTGTTGCCCGATACATCCGTTGCCGTGACCGTAACCGTGTTGGCTCCGACATCACTACAATCGAAATTGCTCTCGGACAACGACGGGCTCCAACCCCCACAATTATCACTCGAAGAGGCCACTACATCCGAAGCCCGGATCGATACCACACCAGAAACACCAATACTACTTGTAATATCCTGACACTGCAAACTAGGCACTATCGGGTCGCTAACCGTCACCACGAACGTACACTGCTCTGTATTGCCCGACGCATCCGTAGCCGTCAAGGTCACACTCTGAGTGCCCAAGTCACTACAATCAAAATTCGTTTTGCTTAGGGCATAAGTAACGCCCGGACAGTTGTCCGACCCCGACACCAAAACATCGGCCACACCAATGCTCGCCATACCCGAACCGTTTAGGTTCACGCTCACGTCCTGACAAGAAACATCCGGCTTTATCGTGTCGATTACCGTAACCGTCGAAATACAGGTTGTCGTGTTCCCACTGGCATCGAATACATCAATAGCCAAGCGCTGTACGCCCACATTATCGCAGTCGAACTGACTGATGTCGTAGTTTGCTCCCGTTACCCCACAATTGTCAGAGAAAATTAGCCCAAAGTCCGTAATGGTCAAGATCGGCTGGCCATTAGCATCGAGATAAATATTCGCGTTCTGACAGGTCACCGACGGGGCTATATTGTCTTCCACAGTTACCGTTGCCGTACACGTAGCCGTTTGACCATTGACTCCCGTTACGCTCACCACCACAGGGTTCGCTCCCAAATCACTGCAGTGGAACCGGGTCTTCGATAAACTGATCGAACTCACCCCACAAACTGCCGATGCCGAAGCCACCACATCCGCAGTCGTAATACTCGCATCGCTGTTGGCGTCGAGCTGAACCGTCGCATTCTTACACGTAAGTGCCGGAATACTATTGTTCACCACCGTCACCGTCGAGGTACATGTAGCCGTGTTGCCATTGACATCGGTCGTCGTGACCGTGACCGTGCCCACATCGTCACAATCAAACACGGTTTGGCTCGCCGCTAGGCTAACGCTCCCGCATACATCCGTAGCCGTGGCCAACTGGCACACACCAACAGATACCGGCCCATTGGCGTTGAGCACTACGGTCGGATTAACACAACTCACAACAGGAGCTGTCTGATCAACCACCGATACACCGGCCGTACACGTCGCCGTGTTGCCACTTTCATCGGTCACCGTTAAGATCACATTTTGCGTGCCCACATCCGAGCAATCAAAACTCGTCTGGCTCAAAGAAAGGGTAACCGAGCCACACGCATCACTACTTCCATTATCAATGTCCTCCGTGGTTATACTTCCCTGCCCATTGGCACCCGGTACCACTGTGGCGTTCTGGCAAATGGCCGTCGGAGCGGTGTTGTCAACCACCGTAACCTGAGCAGTACACGAAGCCGTAGCCCCGTTGCCGTCGGTCACGGTCAGCGTCACATTTTGCGTGCCCACATCAGAGCAGTCAAAATCCGTCTTGCTCAAACCGTAGGTCAGCGCACCGCCACATCCGGCGGAACTTCCCGTATCAATATCCGCGGCCGTTAAACTACCCTGTCCATAGGCATCAAGCACTACCGTCGCGTTTTCACAAAGTGCCGTGGGAGCCGAGTTGTCCACGATCGTAATC
This genomic interval carries:
- a CDS encoding T9SS type A sorting domain-containing protein; translation: MKTIANLLLATLFVAVFGLTETPAQSATGTEIWSPVGPRGISPHWTYNPELEFDTDGKPVVAYIDPTTDKPTVKKFDGTQWNALGTESFTLMEASSISFSITPAGSIYLAMVMDDSIAVRQWNGSSWASVGGTYASPGGGAKPVLECSPSGTLYLAFMDYYDLSHWGDPRVMMYDGSWTPIGYPGFSDIMPYKIDLAFVGGQIYFGAKEGNWGDKHIGVYTYDGQGWSTLDDPVLDGGHYNFSLEGTSGGELFLAYTDGDQDSKLTVREWSGGSWTSLGSPGMGDDYVFQLDMSMTPLGYPIVAVVEGNAEELCVYEYINGSWTDRTPAPLNGQAAFYGSGVDLEFSDPGYAHVAIQDDWALHAVSVFINAGSISVPEWEPDKAFGLWPNPTTGQFYLQWNEGTNPVTCRVYDTSGRIMAEGESMPRQQTEVGLSGCRSGVYYVESVSGRSREVRRIIIAP
- a CDS encoding HYR domain-containing protein, whose amino-acid sequence is MTQTAGGASGSTFPIGTTTVSFEAEDPSGNKTACSFNITVGDNEAPSVSCLSTVSASANSNQTSEVVTFTGPTAVDNCGSVPAVLVSGIGSGGIFPLGVTTNVYSFTDASGNSSTCTFDVVVSDPNAPQLNCPSNINVSTDPGSCDAVVIFSAPAVVGGNSSFYSVQRIDNNQSLVSGSAFLVGTTNIQWSVSKTGGQAVSFCSMTITVSDNESPVITCPQNISVSNDPGQCGAVVNYATPTVSDNCTSGITPTRTNGPASGSTFPVGTTAVTYQAADASCNTSQCTFIVTVADSEPPTLTCPSDIMVNTTGSACSAIVNYPFPTAPDNCPGQITITQSGNNSSGTYAVGTHTITFMATDQQGNSSTCSFDITVNSSITVDLGADITACSSATLLPQAPSGASYLWSTGGVSPSLTVTQSGTYSVTMTWPGGCSASDDIDVTIAGVPMVSFSGLPIPSFICLDSQPATLTGSPAGGTFSGPGMGGTSFDPSTSGSGTFTIWYNYTNAAGCSGSASQQVTVLPCNVGLEEQSARIPKLYPNPTADQFTIAWEQNVPQEIEIKVVNTLGQVVYSAQQDPMEDRMTINSRGWATGNYTVIIQHAEGVEQLRLVVTR
- a CDS encoding HYR domain-containing protein, which gives rise to MTLTVTDVNGNVSTCTATVTVEDNIDSTAACQDVTVQLDASGNGSVSTSDVDNGSDDNCGIASVVLSETAFDCSDVGANTVTLTVTDVNGNVSTCTATVKVEDNVAPSVVCQDFTDRLPFGGTYTLDPMDIDNGSSDACGIASYVLGQTAFTAAHLGANTVYLTVTDNNGNESVCSSTFTLTSDPPEAICKDATVQLSAGGTYTLSANTVNDGSFSPYGTALLTSVAPFNFDCSDVGPNTVTLTVQDAYGGVSTCTATVTVVDVTPPTAVCQDGSVDLNASGSVTITAGDVDNGSSGACGMASLSLSQTSFDCGDIGANMVTLTVKDANGNVSTCAATLTVSDVTDPVMVYQDVTVQLDANGSAVITTADVDNGSSDVCSGVTLTLSETMFDCTDIGVQSVTLTGMDDSGNSSTCVASVTVEDNIAPQAQCQDITLPLNAQGVASLTASMVDGGSSDNCSVASMSVSPSSFDCSDIGAKSVTLAVTDGSGNVSTCTASATVVDQTAPQVSCQPYTHTLTNGTVTIDPDDFAIATDNCGGASLSANLNTFNCSQVGTYSVVVTATDTEGNSSQCTASITIVDNSAPTALCENATVVLDAYGQGSLTAADIDTGSSAGCGGALTYGLSKTDFDCSDVGTQNVTLTVTDGNGATASCTAQVTVVDNTAPTAICQNATVVPGANGQGSITTEDIDNGSSDACGSVTLSLSQTSFDCSDVGTQNVILTVTDESGNTATCTAGVSVVDQTAPVVSCVNPTVVLNANGPVSVGVCQLATATDVCGSVSLAASQTVFDCDDVGTVTVTTTDVNGNTATCTSTVTVVNNSIPALTCKNATVQLDANSDASITTADVVASASAVCGVSSISLSKTRFHCSDLGANPVVVSVTGVNGQTATCTATVTVEDNIAPSVTCQNANIYLDANGQPILTITDFGLIFSDNCGVTGANYDISQFDCDNVGVQRLAIDVFDASGNTTTCISTVTVIDTIKPDVSCQDVSVNLNGSGMASIGVADVLVSGSDNCPGVTYALSKTNFDCSDLGTQSVTLTATDASGNTEQCTFVVTVSDPIVPSLQCQDITSSIGVSGVVSIRASDVVASSSDNCGGWSPSLSESNFDCSDVGANTVTVTATDVSGNTTTCTATVTIVDQTGPSMTCPSDIIVNNDPSTCGAAVSFATPTAVDGC